Genomic DNA from Candidatus Omnitrophota bacterium:
CTTCTGGATCTCTTCCTGGGAGCGGAAACTGTTGTCCTCGGTCAGGACCCCGTCGCTCTGGAGCTTCTTGACCTTTTCATTCGCGTCCCGGCGGATCGTCCGCAGGGAGATCCGGCCGTGCTCGGCCATGTCCTTGACGACCTTCATGAGTTCCTGGCGGCGTTCCTTGGACAGCGGCGGGATATGCAGGCGGATCAGTTTGCCGTCCGTGACCGGCGAGACGCCGAGCTTGGAATTGAGCACGGCCTTCTCGATCTCCGGGATGGCGGACATGTCCCACGGCTGGATGACCACCGTCTTGGGGTCCGGGACGGAGATCGCCGCGATCTGCTTGATCATCGTCGGCGTCCCGTAGTAATCGATGTGCATCCCCTCGATCAGCCCCGGATGGGCGCGGCCGGTCCGGACTTCCATGAATTCCCGGCGCACCGACTCCAGAGACTTCTTCATCCTTGTCTCCGTTTCCACAATGACATCTTTGACCTGCATGGGAAAATCCTCCGTTTAATGGACGATGGTTCCGATTTTCTCGCCCAGCACCGCTTTTTTGATGTTGCCCGGTTTCAGGAGATCAAACACGACGATCGGCAGGTTATTGTCCATGCACATGCTGATGGCTGTGGCGTCCATGACCTTCAGGTTCTTCTTGAGGACGTCGATAAAACGCAATTCCTGGAATTTCTTGGCGGTCTTGTCCTTCATCGGATCGGCGGTGTACACGCCGTCGACCTTGGTGGCCTTCATGATCACGTCGGCGTCGATCTCCGCCGCGCGCAGGGCCGCCGCGGTGTCGGTGGTGAAATACGGATTTCCGGTCCCCGCCACAAAAATGACCACGCGATTTTTCTCCAGGTGCCGCATGGCCCGGCGGCGGATGTAGGGTTCGGCCACCGCGTGCATCTGGATCGCGGACATGACGCGGGTCGCAACGCCGACCTTTTCCAGGGCGTTCTGCAGGGCCAGGCCGTTGAGGACCGTGGCGAGCATGCCCATGTAATCGGCGACCGAACGGTCGAGGCCGAAGCGCTTGGAGGCCACCTGGCCGCGGAAGATGTTCCCGCCGCCGACCACCAGCGCCACCTTGGCCCCCATCTGGCAGACTTCCTTGATCTGGCTGGCCAGCGACGCGCACATCTCGGCGTCGATCCCGTGCTCCTGGGTGCCCATCATGGCCTCGCCGCTGAGCTTGAGAAGGACCCGCTTGTAGACAGGGCTTTTATTCACTCGTCCCCACCTTATATCTGAGGAAACGGCCGATACGGATGTTTTCGCCGATCTTCACCACCAGGGAATTCAGATAATCCTGGATGGTGATGCT
This window encodes:
- the frr gene encoding ribosome recycling factor is translated as MQVKDVIVETETRMKKSLESVRREFMEVRTGRAHPGLIEGMHIDYYGTPTMIKQIAAISVPDPKTVVIQPWDMSAIPEIEKAVLNSKLGVSPVTDGKLIRLHIPPLSKERRQELMKVVKDMAEHGRISLRTIRRDANEKVKKLQSDGVLTEDNSFRSQEEIQKLTDRYIKDVDKILEDKNHELSDMNA
- the pyrH gene encoding UMP kinase; its protein translation is MNKSPVYKRVLLKLSGEAMMGTQEHGIDAEMCASLASQIKEVCQMGAKVALVVGGGNIFRGQVASKRFGLDRSVADYMGMLATVLNGLALQNALEKVGVATRVMSAIQMHAVAEPYIRRRAMRHLEKNRVVIFVAGTGNPYFTTDTAAALRAAEIDADVIMKATKVDGVYTADPMKDKTAKKFQELRFIDVLKKNLKVMDATAISMCMDNNLPIVVFDLLKPGNIKKAVLGEKIGTIVH